A single region of the Manihot esculenta cultivar AM560-2 chromosome 12, M.esculenta_v8, whole genome shotgun sequence genome encodes:
- the LOC110628692 gene encoding mitochondrial uncoupling protein 5 → MGLKGFVEGGIASIIAGCSTHPLDLIKVRMQLQGETHAPNPAAAQSLRPALAFHTTTPGTTLHVPQQPFPTPVPRVGPITVGVRIVQQEGVAALFSGVSATVLRQTLYSTTRMGLYDILKQKWTDPNTKTMPLTSKIVAGLIAGGIGAAVGNPADVAMVRMQADGRLPPAQRRNYKSVVDAITRMAKQEGITSLWRGSSLTVNRAMLVTASQLASYDQFKETILEKRLMSDGLGTHVTASFAAGFVAAVASNPVDVIKTRVMNMKVEAGEAPPYAGALDCAIKTVKAEGPMALYKGFIPTISRQGPFTIVLFVTLEQVRKLLKDF, encoded by the coding sequence ATGGGTTTGAAAGGTTTTGTTGAAGGAGGCATAGCTTCAATTATTGCTGGGTGCTCCACCCACCCTCTGGACCTTATTAAGGTGCGTATGCAACTCCAAGGGGAAACACACGCACCAAATCCTGCCGCCGCACAGAGTCTCCGGCCGGCTCTTGCCTTCCACACCACCACTCCTGGAACCACCCTTCATGTGCCTCAACAACCATTCCCCACTCCAGTACCTCGTGTTGGTCCCATCACTGTAGGTGTCCGTATCGTCCAGCAAGAAGGTGTGGCTGCGCTTTTTTCAGGTGTTTCCGCCACCGTCCTCCGGCAGACCCTCTACTCCACTACCCGGATGGGGCTCTACGATATCTTGAAACAGAAATGGACTGATCCTAACACCAAAACCATGCCTTTAACCAGCAAGATTGTTGCCGGGCTTATAGCAGGTGGTATCGGTGCAGCCGTTGGAAATCCAGCAGATGTAGCGATGGTCCGCATGCAGGCGGACGGGCGTCTTCCACCAGCTCAGCGCCGGAACTACAAGAGCGTTGTCGATGCAATCACGCGCATGGCAAAGCAAGAAGGCATTACAAGCCTTTGGCGTGGGTCATCGCTGACGGTGAACCGGGCCATGCTGGTGACAGCATCGCAGCTAGCATCATACGATCAATTCAAGGAAACAATCCTGGAAAAAAGATTGATGAGCGATGGGCTTGGAACCCACGTGACAGCGAGTTTCGCTGCTGGGTTTGTGGCAGCGGTAGCATCGAACCCAGTGGACGTGATAAAGACAAGGGTGATGAACATGAAGGTGGAAGCAGGGGAAGCGCCACCGTATGCAGGGGCGTTGGATTGCGCGATAAAGACGGTGAAGGCGGAGGGGCCGATGGCGCTTTACAAGGGATTTATACCAACGATTTCAAGACAAGGCCCTTTCACGATCGTGCTGTTTGTGACATTGGAGCAGGTCAGGAAGCTGCTCAAAGATTTCTGA